Proteins encoded by one window of uncultured Cohaesibacter sp.:
- a CDS encoding NADP-dependent isocitrate dehydrogenase, with product MADQSNPDIIYTIVDEAPELASASLLPIIRSFASAADIAIGTKDISLAGRIIATFPEKLTAEQRQSDDLAELGELVKTPDANVIKLPNVSASVPQLVAAIAELQAQGYDLPAYPEEPKTDEEKNIRARYDSIKGSAVNPVLREGNSDRRAAKAVKNFAQKNPHSMGAWVKDSKTHVSSMSGDDFYANEKSATITAAQAGKAKIEFVAKDGSVSVLKDGWDLTEGTVTDATFMSAKALSAFLADEIEKTKQDGIMFSLHMKATMMKVSDPIIFGYAVKAWMAPIFEKYGEALAAAGVSANSGMGDVLKRIDGMPNAAEIKADIAALDAERPAIYMVDSDKGITNLHVPSDVIIDASMPALIRAGGKGWDANGTKGDVNCVIPDNCYATVYDETIKFFKENGALNPATAGAVANVGLMAQKAEEYGSHPTTFEVPADGSIRIVLANGEILHEHAVEGGDIWRACTVKKAPIENWIQLAMDRQRLTGSESIFWLDANRAHDAELLKFVVPALEAAGVADKFQIMAPREATRQSFETITAGKDSIAITGNVLRDYLTDLFPILELGTSAKMLSIVKLMNGGGLFETGAGGSAPKHVQQLVAENHLRWDSMGEFCALGESFNFLADSKGNKKAGVLGAAAEAATQGVLDYNRSPSRKVGEPDNRDSHYWFARYWAEALASQTEDAALAAHFAPIAASLAEKEAAILAEFAAVQGAPADIGGYYHPSIEKKAAVMRASATLNAIIG from the coding sequence ATGGCCGATCAATCCAATCCAGACATCATTTATACCATCGTGGACGAAGCGCCCGAGCTTGCAAGCGCGTCGCTTCTGCCGATCATCCGCTCCTTTGCGTCAGCTGCCGATATTGCAATCGGTACCAAGGACATTTCGCTGGCTGGCCGTATCATTGCCACGTTCCCCGAGAAGCTGACCGCAGAACAGCGTCAGAGCGATGATCTCGCCGAATTGGGTGAGTTGGTGAAAACGCCTGATGCCAACGTGATCAAGCTGCCGAACGTCTCCGCCTCGGTGCCGCAGCTGGTGGCTGCCATCGCCGAATTGCAGGCACAGGGCTACGATCTGCCGGCTTATCCCGAAGAGCCGAAGACAGATGAGGAAAAGAACATCCGCGCGCGCTACGACAGCATCAAGGGTTCTGCCGTGAACCCTGTGCTGCGCGAGGGCAACTCCGACCGCCGGGCTGCCAAGGCCGTCAAGAACTTTGCTCAGAAGAACCCGCATTCCATGGGTGCCTGGGTCAAGGACAGCAAGACCCACGTTTCGTCCATGTCGGGCGATGATTTCTATGCCAATGAGAAATCCGCAACCATCACCGCCGCTCAGGCCGGCAAGGCGAAGATTGAGTTTGTTGCCAAGGACGGGTCCGTTTCCGTGCTCAAGGACGGCTGGGATCTGACCGAAGGCACCGTGACCGATGCGACCTTCATGTCCGCCAAGGCACTCAGCGCGTTTCTTGCCGATGAGATCGAAAAAACCAAACAGGACGGCATCATGTTCTCCCTTCACATGAAGGCGACCATGATGAAAGTCTCCGACCCGATCATCTTCGGCTATGCGGTCAAGGCATGGATGGCTCCGATCTTCGAGAAATATGGCGAGGCTCTGGCCGCCGCTGGTGTCAGCGCCAACTCCGGCATGGGTGATGTGCTCAAGCGCATCGACGGGATGCCGAATGCCGCCGAGATCAAGGCTGACATTGCAGCGCTCGACGCAGAGCGTCCGGCGATCTATATGGTGGATAGCGACAAGGGCATCACCAACCTGCATGTCCCGTCAGACGTCATCATCGATGCCTCCATGCCTGCGCTCATCCGCGCTGGCGGCAAGGGCTGGGATGCAAACGGCACCAAGGGCGACGTCAACTGCGTTATCCCGGACAATTGCTATGCAACCGTCTATGACGAGACCATCAAATTCTTCAAGGAAAACGGGGCACTCAACCCCGCCACCGCCGGTGCTGTTGCCAACGTTGGTCTGATGGCCCAGAAGGCCGAGGAATATGGCTCCCATCCGACCACCTTTGAAGTTCCTGCTGATGGCTCCATCCGCATCGTTCTGGCCAATGGCGAGATCCTGCACGAGCATGCTGTTGAAGGTGGTGACATCTGGCGCGCCTGCACCGTGAAAAAGGCTCCCATCGAGAACTGGATCCAGCTGGCCATGGACCGTCAGCGCCTCACTGGTTCGGAATCGATCTTCTGGCTTGATGCCAACCGTGCCCACGATGCGGAACTGCTCAAGTTCGTAGTCCCTGCGCTCGAGGCTGCCGGTGTTGCCGACAAGTTCCAGATCATGGCACCGCGTGAAGCAACCCGTCAGTCGTTCGAGACCATCACCGCAGGCAAGGACAGCATCGCCATCACCGGCAACGTGCTGCGCGACTATCTAACCGACCTGTTCCCGATCCTCGAGCTTGGCACCTCTGCCAAGATGCTCTCGATCGTCAAGCTGATGAATGGTGGCGGTCTGTTTGAAACCGGTGCCGGTGGATCTGCTCCCAAGCATGTGCAGCAGCTTGTTGCCGAGAACCATTTGCGTTGGGACTCCATGGGCGAGTTCTGTGCCCTTGGTGAAAGCTTCAACTTCCTTGCCGATAGCAAGGGGAACAAGAAGGCAGGCGTGCTAGGCGCTGCTGCCGAAGCCGCGACGCAAGGCGTGCTCGATTACAACCGGTCGCCTTCTCGCAAGGTGGGTGAGCCGGACAACCGCGACAGCCATTACTGGTTCGCACGTTACTGGGCCGAGGCTCTGGCGTCACAGACCGAGGATGCGGCTCTTGCTGCCCACTTCGCTCCCATCGCGGCATCGCTTGCCGAGAAGGAAGCTGCGATCCTTGCCGAGTTCGCTGCGGTACAGGGTGCTCCTGCCGATATCGGTGGCTACTACCATCCGAGCATCGAGAAAAAGGCTGCCGTGATGCGCGCAAGCGCAACGCTGAATGCCATCATCGGCTGA
- a CDS encoding alpha/beta fold hydrolase, whose translation MSGAFFFDLLGIMTSIPIFPFSNAHVNTILANHGPRKWLINRRAKALNARSEEVILECGDGVRLHGVYTSGRELGKVLVTLIHGWEGTAWSTYLQSAAIRLEEAGHSVFRLHLRDHGPSHHLNAEPFLAIRLDEVLDAFEQINRRFPHERAYLGGYSLGANFVVRVAAFASERDIHLDGAIAFSPPIDPESAALAIRSYSVYNRYFTDKWQKSFRKKIVVFKDLAEHDTLLKHHDIFAMHEDFIPRFSEHPNASSYFRAYALTAENLSRMDVPCHVVMVEDDPIIPVGSVDLLPVLDGLSLEVRPYGGHCGFVERLQLNSWADDMLLALVEHNAAK comes from the coding sequence TTGTCGGGCGCCTTTTTCTTTGATCTTCTAGGCATCATGACATCCATACCGATTTTTCCCTTCAGCAATGCGCACGTCAACACGATCCTTGCCAATCACGGACCGCGCAAGTGGCTGATCAATCGACGCGCCAAGGCGCTGAATGCCAGAAGTGAAGAGGTGATCCTCGAGTGTGGCGACGGCGTCCGGCTGCATGGCGTCTACACGTCGGGGCGGGAGCTTGGCAAGGTGCTTGTGACACTGATCCATGGCTGGGAAGGCACCGCCTGGTCGACCTATCTGCAGTCTGCCGCCATCCGGCTGGAGGAGGCTGGGCATTCGGTTTTCCGCCTGCATCTGAGGGATCACGGACCGAGCCATCATCTCAATGCAGAGCCCTTCCTCGCGATCCGGCTTGATGAAGTGCTTGATGCATTCGAGCAGATCAATCGGCGCTTTCCTCATGAGCGAGCCTATCTTGGCGGCTATTCGCTCGGGGCCAATTTCGTTGTCCGGGTGGCAGCCTTCGCGTCGGAGCGGGATATTCATCTGGATGGCGCGATCGCCTTCTCGCCGCCCATCGACCCCGAAAGCGCGGCATTGGCAATCCGATCCTACTCGGTCTACAATCGCTACTTCACAGACAAATGGCAGAAGTCGTTCCGCAAGAAGATTGTCGTCTTTAAAGATCTGGCCGAGCATGACACTTTGCTGAAGCATCATGACATCTTTGCCATGCATGAGGATTTCATTCCGCGCTTCTCGGAGCATCCCAATGCATCGAGTTATTTCCGTGCCTATGCGCTGACGGCAGAAAATCTTTCCCGCATGGATGTGCCCTGTCATGTGGTGATGGTCGAGGATGATCCGATCATCCCGGTCGGCTCGGTCGATCTCTTGCCAGTGCTTGACGGGCTGAGCCTTGAGGTGCGTCCCTATGGTGGTCATTGCGGCTTTGTCGAGCGCCTGCAGCTGAACAGCTGGGCAGACGATATGCTGCTTGCGCTCGTGGAGCATAATGCAGCAAAGTGA